GTTTCCCTCAAAAGCCGTATCCCCGTTTGGGAAGAGTTCGTTCCCCGTTTCAAAGCGACGCTGGAACTGGGAACTTGCGCGATGATTTTTGCCATCATCGTCGGGATCCCCATCGGGGTACTGGCGGCGGTTAAACGCGGCTCAATTTTCGATCACGCTTCCGTTGGGCTGGCGCTGGCCGGCTATTCCATGCCCATTTTCTGGTGGGGCATGATGTTGATCATGCTGGTTTCCGTTCAGCTCAACCTGACGCCCGTCTCGGGCCGTATCAGCGATATCGTTTTCCTTGATGAAAGCATGCCGCTTACCGGATTCATGCTCATCGATACCTTGTTCTGGGGCGAACCGGGGGATTTTATTGATGCCGTCGAGCACATGATCCTGCCGGCCGTGGTTTTGGGTACGATCCCGCTGGCCGTCATTGTGCGTATGACGCGCTCCGCGATGCTGGAAGTGCTGGGTGAAGACTACATTCGTACTGCCCGCGCCAAAGGGTTGAGCCGTTTGCGGGTGATTGTGGTACATGCGTTGCGTAATGCCATGTTGCCGGTGGTCACGGTGATTGGCTTGCAGGTCGGCACCATGCTGGCGGGCGCGATTTTGACGGAAACGATCTTTTCCTGGCCGGGGCTGGGCCGCTGGTTGATCGACGCTTTACAGCGCCGTGACTATCCGGTGGTGCAGGGGGGCGTTCTGCTGGTGGCAACCATGATCATTCTGGTTAACCTGCTGGTGGATGTGCTTTACGGGGTGGTAAACCCGCGCATCCGTCACAAGAAATAAGGGGAAGGCTGATATGACACAATTGACTGAACCTGTTGTAAATAGTGCGCCCAAGCCAATGACCCCGTTGCAGGAATTCTGGCACTATTTCAAACGTAATAAAGGGGCGGTAGTCGGCATGGCGTATGTGCTGCTGATGCTGATTATTGCCATTGGCGCCAATGTACTGGCGCCGCACGCGCCTGCCGAGCAGTTCCGTGATGCCTTGCTGCATCCACCCGTCTGGCAGGAGGGCGGAAGCTGGCGGTTTATTCTGGGTACGGATGACGTCGGCCGTGACGTGTTGTCCCGCCTGATGTACGGCGCGCGCCTGTCGTTGCTGGTGGGGTGTCTGGTGGTGGTGCTTTCGCTGCTGCTGGGCGTGATCTTCGGTCTGCTGGCCGGGTATTTCGGCGGAGTGGTGGATGCCATCATCATGCGTATCGTCGATATCATGCTGGCGTTGCCAAGCCTGTTGTTGGCGCTGGTGCTGGTTGCCGTATTCGGGCCTTCGATTGTGAACGCTTCACTGGCGCTGACCTTTGTGGCCTTGCCGCACTATGTTCGACTGACCCGCGCCGCGGTATTGGTGGAAGTCAACCGCGATTACGTCACCGCTTCACGCGTGGCGGGCGCAGGCGCGCTTCGTCAGATGTTCGTCAATATTTTTCCCAATTGTCTGGCGCCTTTAATTGTGCAGGCGTCTTTGGGTTTTTCTAACGCCATTCTTGATATGGCTGCTTTGGGTTTCCTCGGTATGGGCGCACAGCCGCCAACGCCAGAGTGGGGCACCATGTTGTCCGACGTTTTGCAGTTTGCGCAAAGCGCCTGGTGGGTGGTGACGTTCCCCGGTCTGGCGATTTTGCTGACGGTGTTGGCATTTAACCTGATGGGGGACGGCTTGCGTGACGCTCTCGACCCCAAACTCAAGCAGTAGCAGAGGTAGAGAGATGGCGTTACTCAATGTAGATAAATTGTCGGTTCACTTTGGTGACGAGGATCTGCCGTTTCGGGCGGTCGATCGCATCAGTTACCGGGTCGAACAAGGTCAGGTTGTCGGGATTGTCGGTGAATCCGGCTCCGGTAAATCGGTCAGCTCGCTGGCGATTATGGGGCTGATTGATTATCCCGGCCGCGTGATGGCGGACAAGCTGGAATTTAACCAGCGCGACTTGAAGAAAATTTCCGAAAAGCAACGGCGTCAACTGGTGGGCGCTGAAATCGCGATGATCTTCCAGGACCCGATGACCAGCCTGAACCCCTGCTACACCGTTGGTTTCCAGATTATGGAAGCCATCAAAGTGCATCAGGGGGGAAATCGTAAGACTCGTCGTCAGCGGGCGATCGACCTGCTGACGCAGGTGGGCATACCCGATCCGGCTTCACGTCTGGAGGTTTATCCGCATCAGCTTTCCGGCGGGATGAGCCAGCGGGTGATGATCGCCATGGCGATCGCCTGTCGGCCGAAGTTGCTGATCGCGGATGAACCGACGACGGCGCTGGACGTCACTATTCAGGCGCAGATCATTGAACTGCTCCTGGAATTGCAACAGCGTGAAAATATGGCGCTGATCCTGATTACGCACGACCTGGCGCTGGTGGCGGAAGCGGCGCAGCACATTATTGTGATGTACGCCGGCCAGGTGGTGGAGTCCGGCAAGGCGGCGGATCTTTTCCGCGCGCCGCGCCATCCGTACACGCAGGCGTTGTTGCGCGCCCTGCCGGAGTTCGCGGCGGACAAATCACGGCTGGCGTCGCTGCCGGGTGTGGTGCCGGGGAAATACGACCGTCCTAACGGCTGTCTGTTGAATCCGCGTTGTCCCTATGCCCATGACCGTTGCCGACAGGAAGAACCTGAGCTGCGGGATATTCCTGGCCGTCAGGTGAAATGTCATACACCGCTGGATGATGCGGGGAGGCCGAGCGTATGAGCCAATATAACGTAATACCGCAGCCGCATTTATTGCATGCGATTGATTTGAAAAAACATTATCCAGTGAAAACCGGGTTTTTCGCGCCGGAACGTTTGGTAAAAGCGCTGGATGGCGTGTCATTCACGCTGGAACGTGGCAAAACGCTGGCGGTGGTGGGGGAATCCGGCTGCGGCAAGTCCACGCTGGGCCGTTTGCTGACCATGATCGAAATCCCTTCAGGCGGAGAGCTCTACTATCAGGGTCAGGATCTGCTCAAGCCGGATCAAACGGCGGAAAAGTTGCGCCGTCAGAAGATCCAGATCGTGTTCCAGAATCCTTATGGATCGCTTAACCCGCGTAAAAAAGTCGGCCAGATCCTGGAAGAGCCGCTGTTGATCAATACCGGTCTGTCAAAAGCCGAGCGTCGTGAAAAGGCGTTGGCGATGATGGCGAAAGTCGGCTTGAAAACGGAGCATTACGACCGTTATCCGCATATGTTTTCCGGTGGTCAGCGCCAGCGTATCGCCATTGCCCGCGGGCTGATGTTGGACCCGGACGTGGTGATTGCCGATGAACCGGTTTCCGCGCTGGATGTGTCGGTACGCGCTCAGGTTTTAAATCTGATGATGGATTTACAGCAGGATATGGGGCTGTCCTATGTGTTTATCTCTCACGATTTGTCGGTAGTGGAGCATATCGCCGATGAAGTGATGGTGATGTATCTGGGACGTTGTGTGGAGCAGGGCAGCAAAGACGCGATCTTCAACAATCCGCGTCATCCGTATACGCAGGCGCTGCTGTCGGCGACCCCCCGGTTGAATCCTGATTTACGGCGCGAACGTATCAAGCTGACGGGTGAACTGCCCAGCCCGCTAAATCCACCGCCGGGCTGTGCGTTTAACGCCCGTTGCCAACGCTGCTTCAGTACCTGTACTCAGTTCCAGCCGCAGTTGAAGCGCTATGGCGAACAGAACGTCGCGTGCTTCGCGGTCGATCAGGATGAGCTGAGCGCTCAGCCCGTTCACACCATCTGATAGGTTGCGGCTAACCCACATCGCTCTGATTGGGATGTGGGTTTTTCTGAGCTAGCAATCGCTTTGATCTATCTCAATTTGTGATTTCCCGGCGTCGCTTCGACGCTTTTTTTGTACTCGCATTGCCCGTGCGTTAAACATTGCGAAGCGGCAAGTATGACTGGAATGAGACGCTATCGGCGATGGGCTGACTGGCTAAGATGAAAAGCCTCTGCCAGACGAATAATTCCGGGTTCGATCTGTTCAGCTTTGATGGCATGGAATCCCAGCCGGAAAAAGTTTTCCGGCGGATGCCTGTCGAGAAAGCGATCCTGACCCGGCTCGATGAGCACGCCGGCATGCGCCGCGCGCCATGCGAGCTGCTGAGTGTTGACGGCGGCGGGCGTTTGTAGCCAGAACGCGTTGGCGGGACCGCTGCCGGGAAGACGGGTACATTCGGGAAGATAGGTATTCAATGCGTCGTTGAGAATATTCCAGCGTCTGGCGGAATCTTCGCGATAGCGGTGCAGGTAAGTTTCGTAATAGCCCTGTGCCAGAAAGTGGGCCATCTGGTACTGAATATGGGCGGGCGGATGACGATAAACCAGCCGGCGCAGCGCCCGCAGCTCATCAATCAGTTCGGATGGGGCGACCAGATAGCCCAGACGCATACCGGGCGACAGCGATTTTGACAGGCTGCTGACGTAGATGACCCGGTTATGCATATCGCTGGCTTTCAGCGCGGCTCTGGGGTGGGGATCAAAGCTGCTATCAGAATCGTAATCATCCTCAATGATGATTTGGTCGTGTTGGCAGGCGTGTTCAAGCAATTCGGTACGGCGGGCGTTGCTCATGCTGATACCGGTTGGCGCCTGATGGCTGGGGGTGACATAGAAATAGTCACAGCTGCGCGAAGCCGCCGTCAGTTGAATCCCTTCGCGGTCCAGCGAGTGAGGAATGATAGCGGCGTCCTGCAATGAGAAGGTATTAATGGCTTCGCGGAAGACCGGGTTTTCAACGCCGATGCGGGAATGTTTGTTAAACAGCAAGCGGGCGAGCAGATAGAGCGCGTTCTGTGAACCCAGCGTAATGAGGATTTCGTCACCGCGGGCGATGATGCCGCGTTTGGGGAGAATGCGCTTACGCACCTGTTCAACCAGTAGCGTGACATCCTGATCGATATTGTCGTACAGCCAGCCGTGATCATGGTGGGTTCCCGTAACCTTGCGCGTTGTTTCACGCCATTGTTCCAGCGGGAACAACTGTGTATTGGGCTGACCGTAAATGAACGGATACGGGTAATCCATCCACTGTGCGGGTTTCATGGTGGTGGGGTAGTTACTGGGGCAAACGTTGAATCGCTTGCCCCATTCCGGTGCCTGCGGCGCCATTTCCGATAGCTGCCTGTCGTTGGGCATTTCGGGCAAGGTTTCGGCGTGATGATAGTCCGGGTGCAGGTAATATCCGCTGCGCGGGCGGCTGACCAGATAGCCGTCATTGAGCAGCCCTTCGTAAACCAGCGCCACGGTGTTGCGCGAAATATTCAGTTGGCACGATAATTTACGACATGAAGGCAATGGCTCGTCGACAGGGAAAATACCGGCGAGAATAGAGGTAACCAGCGTTTCCCGTAACTGTTCCTGCAAGCTTCTGGTGGAAACAAAATCAATATGCAGACAATGGTCAATCATTTCCCGCTCCCCCTTGAACTTAACAACCCCGATGGGAAAACAAGCAAATAGCATACCTGAACGCGTGTCGGCGTGGGAGGCGAAACCCGATACCCGCCTGCGCGGGTATGGTGGGAGAGTAACCGGAGATAAGGGGCGAGACGACGCGGTCAGTCCATCCGATGGGGAAAGGCATTCAGCGTGACGTGATGCTAGTCACGATCGATGGCGAAGGGTGACCATGCCTGACGTACCGGCATAATCTCTATCCGATTGATATTCATATGGTCTGGCAGCGTCGCCACGATATAGATTTGCCCGGCTATATCCTCGGCCGTGAGCGGCGTGGTGCCACGATACAGCTTATCGGACGCGGTCTGATCGCCTTTGGTTCTCACCAACGTAAATTCGGTTTCGGCAATACCGGGCGCCAGATCAGTGACTCTCACGCCGGTTCCTTGCAGGTCACAGCGCAGATTGTAGCTGAACTGTTTGACGAACGCTTTTGAGGCGCCGTAAACATGGCTTCCCGGATACGGCCATTGGCCTGCGATCGAGCCGATATTGATGATACTGGCGCCTTTTCCGG
This is a stretch of genomic DNA from Brenneria rubrifaciens. It encodes these proteins:
- the dppB gene encoding dipeptide ABC transporter permease DppB encodes the protein MLQFILRRLGLVIPTFIGITLLTFAFVHMIPGDPVMIMAGERGISAERHAQLLAEMGLDKPMWQQYLHYIGGVLQGDLGVSLKSRIPVWEEFVPRFKATLELGTCAMIFAIIVGIPIGVLAAVKRGSIFDHASVGLALAGYSMPIFWWGMMLIMLVSVQLNLTPVSGRISDIVFLDESMPLTGFMLIDTLFWGEPGDFIDAVEHMILPAVVLGTIPLAVIVRMTRSAMLEVLGEDYIRTARAKGLSRLRVIVVHALRNAMLPVVTVIGLQVGTMLAGAILTETIFSWPGLGRWLIDALQRRDYPVVQGGVLLVATMIILVNLLVDVLYGVVNPRIRHKK
- the dppC gene encoding dipeptide ABC transporter permease DppC produces the protein MTQLTEPVVNSAPKPMTPLQEFWHYFKRNKGAVVGMAYVLLMLIIAIGANVLAPHAPAEQFRDALLHPPVWQEGGSWRFILGTDDVGRDVLSRLMYGARLSLLVGCLVVVLSLLLGVIFGLLAGYFGGVVDAIIMRIVDIMLALPSLLLALVLVAVFGPSIVNASLALTFVALPHYVRLTRAAVLVEVNRDYVTASRVAGAGALRQMFVNIFPNCLAPLIVQASLGFSNAILDMAALGFLGMGAQPPTPEWGTMLSDVLQFAQSAWWVVTFPGLAILLTVLAFNLMGDGLRDALDPKLKQ
- the dppD gene encoding dipeptide ABC transporter ATP-binding protein, with the translated sequence MALLNVDKLSVHFGDEDLPFRAVDRISYRVEQGQVVGIVGESGSGKSVSSLAIMGLIDYPGRVMADKLEFNQRDLKKISEKQRRQLVGAEIAMIFQDPMTSLNPCYTVGFQIMEAIKVHQGGNRKTRRQRAIDLLTQVGIPDPASRLEVYPHQLSGGMSQRVMIAMAIACRPKLLIADEPTTALDVTIQAQIIELLLELQQRENMALILITHDLALVAEAAQHIIVMYAGQVVESGKAADLFRAPRHPYTQALLRALPEFAADKSRLASLPGVVPGKYDRPNGCLLNPRCPYAHDRCRQEEPELRDIPGRQVKCHTPLDDAGRPSV
- the dppF gene encoding dipeptide ABC transporter ATP-binding subunit DppF, translated to MSQYNVIPQPHLLHAIDLKKHYPVKTGFFAPERLVKALDGVSFTLERGKTLAVVGESGCGKSTLGRLLTMIEIPSGGELYYQGQDLLKPDQTAEKLRRQKIQIVFQNPYGSLNPRKKVGQILEEPLLINTGLSKAERREKALAMMAKVGLKTEHYDRYPHMFSGGQRQRIAIARGLMLDPDVVIADEPVSALDVSVRAQVLNLMMDLQQDMGLSYVFISHDLSVVEHIADEVMVMYLGRCVEQGSKDAIFNNPRHPYTQALLSATPRLNPDLRRERIKLTGELPSPLNPPPGCAFNARCQRCFSTCTQFQPQLKRYGEQNVACFAVDQDELSAQPVHTI
- a CDS encoding PLP-dependent aminotransferase family protein; the encoded protein is MIDHCLHIDFVSTRSLQEQLRETLVTSILAGIFPVDEPLPSCRKLSCQLNISRNTVALVYEGLLNDGYLVSRPRSGYYLHPDYHHAETLPEMPNDRQLSEMAPQAPEWGKRFNVCPSNYPTTMKPAQWMDYPYPFIYGQPNTQLFPLEQWRETTRKVTGTHHDHGWLYDNIDQDVTLLVEQVRKRILPKRGIIARGDEILITLGSQNALYLLARLLFNKHSRIGVENPVFREAINTFSLQDAAIIPHSLDREGIQLTAASRSCDYFYVTPSHQAPTGISMSNARRTELLEHACQHDQIIIEDDYDSDSSFDPHPRAALKASDMHNRVIYVSSLSKSLSPGMRLGYLVAPSELIDELRALRRLVYRHPPAHIQYQMAHFLAQGYYETYLHRYREDSARRWNILNDALNTYLPECTRLPGSGPANAFWLQTPAAVNTQQLAWRAAHAGVLIEPGQDRFLDRHPPENFFRLGFHAIKAEQIEPGIIRLAEAFHLSQSAHRR